The Pelagibacterium halotolerans B2 genome has a segment encoding these proteins:
- a CDS encoding dipeptidase, producing the protein MTDADQLHRQSIVIDGLQCSDFNRELFEEARRGGVTAINCSAVLWENFNGGIDYVSMWKRLIRDNSDIVIPVRSVADIRHAKDTGKLGIIIGWQNTSPIEDRLDYVEIFKDLGVGIMQLTYNTQNYSGAGYLEARDSGLTGFGREVVSEMNRVGVLCDLSHVGERTALDAIAHSQKPCAITHCLPRGLRDVPRNKSDEVFKACAEKGGVVGTSLFAPGLADGNEATVASVIDALSYTLDLVGEDHVAIGTDFSLNRPRPGPWLLWANKDKGTARTLTEFGSVKISKPLGIRRIDEFPNLTAEMVARGWSQERIGKILGGNWLRVLDTVWG; encoded by the coding sequence ATGACCGATGCCGACCAGTTGCACCGTCAGTCTATCGTCATCGACGGTCTGCAGTGCTCCGATTTCAACCGGGAGCTCTTCGAGGAGGCGCGGCGCGGTGGCGTGACGGCAATCAATTGCTCTGCGGTTCTGTGGGAGAACTTTAACGGCGGCATCGATTACGTTTCCATGTGGAAGCGCCTCATTCGCGACAACAGCGACATTGTGATCCCCGTCCGCAGCGTCGCCGATATCAGGCACGCCAAGGACACCGGCAAGCTCGGCATCATCATCGGCTGGCAGAACACATCGCCGATTGAAGACAGGCTCGACTACGTCGAGATATTCAAGGATCTCGGCGTCGGTATCATGCAACTGACCTACAATACGCAGAACTATTCCGGCGCAGGCTATCTCGAGGCCAGAGACTCCGGGCTGACCGGCTTCGGCAGGGAAGTCGTCTCCGAGATGAACCGTGTCGGTGTGCTCTGTGACCTCAGCCATGTCGGCGAGCGCACGGCACTCGATGCCATTGCCCATTCCCAAAAGCCCTGTGCCATCACCCATTGCCTGCCGCGCGGGCTTCGGGATGTGCCGCGCAACAAATCCGATGAGGTCTTCAAAGCCTGTGCCGAAAAGGGCGGAGTTGTCGGTACGTCCCTGTTCGCACCCGGCCTGGCCGATGGAAACGAAGCGACAGTGGCAAGCGTTATCGACGCGCTTTCCTACACCCTCGATCTCGTCGGCGAGGACCATGTTGCGATCGGTACGGACTTTTCCCTCAATCGCCCGCGTCCCGGCCCCTGGCTGCTCTGGGCCAACAAGGACAAGGGCACTGCGCGCACCCTGACCGAGTTCGGCAGCGTCAAGATCTCCAAGCCACTGGGCATTCGCCGCATTGACGAGTTTCCCAACCTGACCGCCGAAATGGTTGCGCGCGGCTGGTCGCAGGAACGCATCGGCAAGATTCTGGGCGGCAACTGGCTGCGTGTTCTGGACACGGTATGGGGATGA
- a CDS encoding M81 family metallopeptidase has protein sequence MTRAAVLQFFHEANAFSPLRVTRDEFLTRHHLSGQAVHDAFATTSNWMGGVLTALEQREIETEIGLCTAALPGGPLEADSWSRLRSEFLESLWSIVERGPISHLFVLLHGALAVDGISDPEGAVVAEMRQRLGARTRITTTLDFHANISPRLQAASDVIVSGKLYPHTDTRERGALAVRFGLAGGELKTWHFNLGISVPMPNQATTEGPFARLAELSDTFAARNGVEDVNIIGGFPFSTEAYAGTSLLVTGTEKQAAHEVYERVLDAVENERDDLLRPVSSPRASITRLRERLGNGRLILVDVGDNPGGGGLGDRTELLAELEALGRPYAFGALVRPDLVKAAQAVGTGGTVDIQSGREKLSCTVASLAVIRYRNTGDMMRGEEVFGGDGAVLSTRAGSILVSSLRIQAYDTQAFESMNITLDDCDIIAIKSIAHFRSSYADLATGGIILTDSGGWSSHRRRIEWEQGAEGR, from the coding sequence ATGACCCGCGCTGCGGTCCTTCAATTTTTCCATGAGGCCAACGCATTTTCCCCGCTCAGGGTGACGCGGGACGAATTTCTGACCCGGCACCATCTCAGTGGCCAGGCGGTGCACGATGCTTTCGCGACGACATCGAACTGGATGGGGGGCGTGCTGACCGCGCTTGAACAGCGCGAGATCGAGACCGAGATTGGTTTGTGCACCGCCGCCCTTCCAGGCGGTCCGCTCGAGGCGGATTCCTGGTCACGGTTGCGCTCGGAATTTCTGGAGAGTCTCTGGTCGATCGTGGAACGCGGGCCGATCAGCCATCTGTTCGTTCTGCTTCACGGCGCACTGGCGGTCGATGGCATATCCGATCCGGAAGGGGCCGTGGTGGCCGAGATGCGCCAACGGTTGGGCGCCCGGACGCGGATCACGACAACGCTCGATTTCCACGCCAACATCAGCCCCCGTTTGCAGGCGGCAAGCGACGTCATCGTCTCGGGCAAACTCTACCCCCACACCGACACGCGTGAGCGGGGTGCGCTCGCCGTCAGGTTCGGCCTCGCCGGCGGTGAACTCAAGACGTGGCATTTCAATCTGGGCATATCGGTGCCCATGCCCAATCAGGCGACGACCGAGGGGCCGTTCGCCCGGCTGGCCGAACTGAGCGACACTTTTGCGGCGCGAAATGGCGTCGAAGATGTCAACATCATTGGCGGCTTTCCATTTTCGACCGAGGCCTATGCCGGCACGAGTCTTCTTGTCACCGGCACGGAAAAGCAAGCGGCTCACGAGGTGTATGAGCGCGTTCTGGACGCTGTCGAGAACGAGCGGGACGACCTTCTGCGTCCCGTGTCATCGCCAAGGGCCAGCATCACCCGGCTGCGCGAGCGCCTTGGAAACGGCCGGTTGATATTGGTCGACGTCGGAGACAATCCCGGCGGCGGCGGACTGGGGGATCGCACTGAATTGCTTGCCGAACTCGAAGCGTTGGGCCGCCCCTACGCCTTCGGCGCTCTTGTCCGCCCCGATCTCGTCAAGGCTGCCCAGGCCGTTGGCACGGGCGGCACGGTCGATATTCAAAGCGGGCGAGAAAAGCTATCGTGCACGGTTGCCTCACTCGCCGTCATCCGCTACCGAAACACTGGCGACATGATGCGCGGCGAAGAAGTTTTCGGGGGAGATGGCGCCGTCCTCTCCACGCGGGCCGGATCGATACTGGTCTCGAGCCTGCGCATCCAGGCCTATGACACGCAGGCCTTTGAGAGCATGAACATCACGCTCGACGATTGTGACATCATCGCGATCAAATCAATTGCGCATTTCAGGTCATCCTACGCGGACCTGGCCACTGGTGGTATCATACTGACCGACAGCGGCGGCTGGTCATCTCACCGGAGGCGGATTGAGTGGGAGCAGGGTGCGGAAGGCAGATAA
- the atzF gene encoding allophanate hydrolase encodes MLSELPFTLPALRQAYADGVHPEDAIAEAFRRLDGVADPGIFIHEAREAALAEARALGAPDGRPLWGIPYAVKDNIDVAGMPTTAACPAFSYDPGEDAFVVARLRAAGAICLGKTNLDQFATGLVGVRTPYPVPNNAIDPEIVPGGSSSGSAVAVAHGIACFTLGTDTAGSGRVPAALNNLVGLKPSLGLLSARGVVPACRTLDTVSIFAFTVSDAYEVFSAAAGFDAADAYARDMRLGPLARLPADVTIAVPDEATLETFGDMEQADHFHADIDRLQRAGVTVKSIDMTPFFDVARMLYEGAWVAERTAAVGARITEAPETLHPTTLAIVSDGLEKSAVDAFEGIYKLQALKRRCEGAMEGVDLLCVPTIPNFVTRAEIKADPIGPNARLGTYTNFVNLLDMCGIAVPTGSRADGRPGNMTVLARAGEDDRAAALALTVETGLLGATRWLRPAAALPDAQPRDDEIAIAVCGAHMSGLPLNSEITSRGGRFVSATETAPDYALYALADGPPFRPGLVRVGRGAGVAVPVEIWALPQSAFGGFMAGVPSPLCIGNVVLQDGTVVKGFVCESAGIEGAVDISALGGWRSYLAHGTSPEAVAT; translated from the coding sequence ATGCTATCAGAATTGCCGTTCACGCTGCCGGCATTGCGCCAGGCCTATGCCGATGGCGTGCACCCCGAAGACGCAATTGCCGAAGCATTCCGCCGGCTCGACGGGGTGGCCGATCCGGGCATTTTTATTCACGAGGCCCGTGAGGCCGCGCTTGCCGAAGCCCGCGCGCTCGGCGCGCCGGATGGGCGCCCGCTCTGGGGTATTCCTTACGCCGTGAAAGACAATATCGACGTGGCGGGTATGCCAACGACCGCTGCCTGCCCGGCCTTCTCCTATGATCCGGGCGAAGATGCGTTCGTGGTTGCCCGCCTGAGGGCCGCCGGTGCGATCTGCCTGGGAAAAACCAATCTCGACCAGTTCGCCACGGGCCTTGTCGGTGTACGGACGCCCTATCCGGTGCCGAATAACGCGATCGATCCCGAGATCGTGCCGGGCGGTTCATCGTCCGGGTCGGCCGTGGCGGTTGCACACGGAATTGCCTGCTTTACGCTTGGAACGGACACGGCGGGCTCTGGCCGCGTTCCGGCCGCGCTCAACAATCTTGTCGGCCTCAAGCCCTCGCTTGGTCTGTTGTCCGCGCGCGGCGTGGTGCCGGCCTGCCGCACCCTCGATACCGTTTCTATCTTCGCCTTCACGGTCTCCGATGCCTATGAAGTGTTTTCTGCGGCGGCCGGTTTCGATGCGGCGGATGCCTATGCGCGCGACATGCGCCTCGGTCCACTCGCCAGACTGCCAGCGGACGTCACCATCGCCGTACCGGACGAAGCGACGCTTGAAACGTTCGGTGATATGGAACAGGCCGATCATTTCCACGCCGATATCGACAGACTGCAGCGGGCGGGTGTAACCGTGAAATCGATCGACATGACCCCCTTTTTCGACGTGGCCCGCATGCTCTACGAAGGCGCATGGGTGGCCGAACGCACCGCAGCGGTCGGTGCCCGGATCACTGAAGCGCCGGAGACCCTGCATCCGACGACGCTCGCCATCGTTTCGGATGGGTTGGAAAAATCGGCAGTGGATGCCTTCGAAGGCATCTACAAATTACAGGCCCTCAAGCGCCGATGCGAAGGGGCAATGGAAGGTGTCGACCTCCTGTGCGTCCCAACGATCCCCAATTTTGTGACCCGGGCCGAGATTAAAGCCGATCCGATTGGTCCCAACGCGAGACTTGGGACCTATACCAATTTCGTGAACCTGCTCGACATGTGCGGCATAGCCGTGCCCACCGGCTCGCGCGCCGACGGCAGGCCCGGCAACATGACCGTTCTGGCCCGCGCCGGCGAAGACGATCGTGCCGCGGCTCTGGCTTTGACGGTGGAGACGGGGTTGCTGGGCGCGACGCGCTGGCTGCGTCCGGCGGCGGCGTTGCCCGATGCCCAGCCACGCGACGACGAAATCGCCATTGCCGTTTGCGGGGCGCACATGTCCGGTCTGCCGCTCAATTCCGAGATCACGTCGCGTGGCGGCCGGTTCGTGAGCGCTACCGAGACGGCGCCGGACTATGCATTGTATGCGCTGGCCGACGGCCCACCGTTCCGCCCAGGCTTGGTCCGGGTCGGACGCGGCGCGGGCGTGGCCGTTCCCGTCGAGATCTGGGCGTTGCCCCAGTCCGCATTTGGTGGCTTCATGGCCGGCGTCCCGTCCCCTTTGTGCATCGGAAACGTCGTGCTCCAGGACGGCACCGTCGTGAAGGGGTTCGTCTGTGAGTCCGCGGGCATTGAGGGCGCGGTTGACATCAGCGCCCTTGGGGGCTGGCGCTCATATCTGGCCCATGGAACCTCACCGGAAGCCGTGGCTACCTGA
- a CDS encoding dipeptide ABC transporter ATP-binding protein → MLSISDLSVAFKTRRGEVNAVKGISFDLANGERLGIVGESGSGKSVTSYALMRILDAGGHIKAGAATYGGIDLRNAAERDMRDIRGREISMIFQNPRAALNPIRKVGHQIEDVLRQHSRATRHDAKQKAIAALEAVKIRDAAARYEAYPFELSGGMCQRIVIAIALACDPKLLIADEPTTGLDITTQKAVMDLVNDLVTSRGMSSILITHDLGLASQYCDRIVVMKDGLIVEQGDPVRLFTKPGHPYTRKLMDATPRRGVSIRSLLPEEDRKPLAPHTVKDMPLIEVKNLVKTYDGKSGPVHAVKDVSFTIREGQSVGLVGESGCGKSTTSSMLVRLLDSTSGEILYRGQDLAKIPSAGFARHPLRSKIQMVFQDATDSLNPRHSARMSIAEPLKRMGKMEASALSARVEELATLVGLPVHLLDRFPHQLSGGQKARVGIARAIAPDPDFLILDEPTAALDVSIQAVVLNLLADLRARLGISYLFVSHDLNVVRLLCDQVIVMRAGEVVEIGPAEQVMDNPQHDYTKELLSAAPQAPKRKSAA, encoded by the coding sequence ATGCTCTCGATTAGCGATCTCAGTGTCGCCTTCAAGACCCGGCGCGGCGAAGTCAACGCCGTCAAGGGGATCAGTTTCGATCTCGCCAATGGCGAGCGGCTCGGTATCGTGGGGGAAAGCGGCTCAGGCAAATCGGTCACCTCCTATGCGCTCATGCGCATCCTCGATGCGGGCGGGCACATCAAGGCGGGGGCTGCGACATATGGCGGTATCGACCTGCGCAACGCTGCAGAAAGGGATATGCGCGACATTCGTGGCCGGGAAATTTCCATGATCTTCCAGAACCCGCGCGCGGCGCTCAACCCTATCCGGAAAGTTGGCCACCAGATTGAAGATGTACTGCGTCAGCACAGCCGCGCCACACGGCATGACGCGAAACAAAAGGCCATCGCTGCGCTGGAGGCAGTGAAAATTCGCGATGCCGCCGCCCGCTACGAGGCCTATCCGTTCGAGCTCTCGGGTGGAATGTGCCAGCGCATTGTCATCGCCATCGCGCTCGCCTGCGATCCCAAACTGCTGATCGCGGACGAACCGACAACCGGGCTCGATATCACCACCCAGAAGGCGGTGATGGATCTTGTGAACGATCTCGTCACCTCGCGGGGCATGTCGTCCATTCTGATTACCCACGATCTCGGCCTCGCCTCGCAATATTGCGACCGCATCGTGGTCATGAAGGACGGGCTGATTGTCGAGCAGGGCGATCCCGTGCGCCTGTTCACCAAGCCCGGCCATCCCTACACCCGCAAGCTGATGGACGCGACGCCACGACGCGGCGTCTCGATCCGTTCGCTTTTGCCAGAAGAAGACCGCAAGCCGCTAGCGCCCCATACTGTCAAGGACATGCCGCTGATCGAGGTGAAAAACCTCGTGAAGACCTATGACGGCAAGTCCGGACCGGTGCATGCGGTCAAAGACGTGTCCTTCACTATTCGCGAGGGCCAAAGCGTGGGGCTGGTTGGAGAGAGCGGATGCGGCAAGTCGACGACCTCGTCGATGCTGGTGCGGCTGCTCGACAGCACTTCCGGTGAAATTCTCTATCGGGGGCAGGACCTTGCAAAGATCCCATCGGCCGGCTTCGCCCGTCATCCATTGCGATCGAAAATTCAGATGGTCTTTCAGGACGCGACCGATAGCCTCAATCCGCGTCATTCGGCGCGCATGTCGATCGCCGAGCCGCTCAAGCGGATGGGAAAGATGGAGGCTTCGGCGCTGAGCGCGCGTGTCGAGGAGTTGGCCACCCTGGTCGGCTTGCCCGTCCATCTGCTCGACCGGTTTCCGCACCAGTTGTCCGGCGGACAGAAGGCGCGTGTCGGCATCGCCCGCGCCATCGCGCCCGATCCCGATTTCCTGATCCTCGATGAGCCCACGGCGGCGCTGGACGTATCGATCCAGGCGGTGGTGCTCAATCTGCTCGCCGACCTCAGGGCGCGGCTGGGCATAAGCTATCTCTTCGTCAGTCACGATCTCAACGTGGTGCGTCTGCTGTGCGACCAGGTGATTGTGATGCGTGCCGGGGAGGTGGTCGAGATCGGACCCGCCGAGCAGGTGATGGACAACCCGCAACACGACTACACCAAAGAATTGCTTTCCGCGGCGCCGCAGGCACCAAAGCGGAAATCCGCCGCCTAA
- a CDS encoding ABC transporter permease — translation MTQTALAPDQIKSTGPEPEAKPKSGALAHMLYVLRENPVTALSFAMFAFFLLSALIGPYVVPYDPLATNAAIALQPPSLAHWFGTDALGRDVFSRVIVATRLDLVISVAAVAISFVVGSVLGAIAGYRGGWIDIILNRILDTIMAFPLFVLAMGIVAALGNSVTNIIIATAIINIPFYARVVRAEVNIRRESGFALAAKLSGNSDARVLAFHIFPNALPPMMVQVSLNLGWAILNAAGLSFIGLGVRPPTPEWGIMVAEGANFIVSGEWWLALFPGLWLMLAVFTFNLMGDGLRDIVDPRRRT, via the coding sequence ATGACACAGACAGCCTTGGCACCCGATCAGATCAAGTCCACCGGTCCGGAACCGGAAGCAAAGCCGAAATCGGGTGCTTTGGCTCATATGCTTTACGTACTGCGCGAAAATCCGGTCACGGCGCTCTCATTTGCCATGTTTGCATTCTTCTTGCTGTCGGCGCTTATCGGACCCTATGTGGTGCCCTACGACCCGTTGGCGACCAATGCCGCCATCGCGCTGCAACCGCCTTCGCTGGCGCATTGGTTCGGCACGGATGCGCTCGGACGCGATGTGTTTTCACGTGTGATCGTGGCGACCCGGCTCGATCTGGTGATCTCGGTCGCGGCGGTGGCGATTTCCTTTGTCGTCGGATCTGTACTCGGGGCCATCGCCGGCTATCGCGGCGGGTGGATCGATATCATCCTCAACCGCATTCTCGACACCATCATGGCGTTCCCGCTCTTTGTGCTCGCGATGGGCATCGTCGCGGCATTGGGCAATTCGGTGACCAACATCATCATCGCCACCGCGATCATCAATATTCCATTCTATGCCAGGGTTGTCCGCGCCGAGGTGAACATCCGACGCGAATCCGGTTTTGCGCTTGCGGCCAAGCTGTCGGGTAATTCGGATGCGCGCGTGCTGGCCTTTCACATCTTTCCCAATGCCCTGCCGCCGATGATGGTGCAGGTCTCGCTCAATCTGGGCTGGGCCATCCTCAATGCGGCCGGTCTCAGCTTTATCGGCCTGGGCGTGCGCCCGCCCACACCCGAATGGGGGATCATGGTGGCCGAGGGCGCCAATTTCATCGTGTCCGGCGAGTGGTGGCTGGCTCTGTTCCCCGGCCTCTGGCTGATGCTGGCGGTCTTCACCTTCAACCTGATGGGCGACGGACTGCGCGATATCGTCGACCCGCGTCGGCGGACCTGA
- a CDS encoding ABC transporter permease, whose translation MSGRAAAILNRVAQAVPVVIGVVVISFLLTRALPGDPAVQFAGVAATPESIEQVRVALGLDKSLPEQFVIYVGQLIQGDLGQSVSTGRPVSVELASRLPASLELTLTALIVSCLIAIPLGVLAATKPGSWIDQLCRILVTAGVSLPTFFTGIVLIYVFYYLLGIAPSPLGRLDFIYLEPPRVTGFFLIDAAIIGDWQTWFGALKQLILPAATLALFTLAPIARMTRAAMLSALSADFVRTARAAGLGRQKVLFGYAFRNALLPVVTTLGMVFSFVLGANVLVEKVFAWPGIGSYAVEALVVSDYAAVQGFVLAMAMLFVLLNLIIDLTYTAIDPRFGTSAK comes from the coding sequence ATGTCCGGACGGGCCGCAGCCATTCTCAACCGGGTCGCCCAGGCGGTCCCGGTTGTCATCGGAGTGGTGGTGATCAGCTTTCTGCTCACGCGCGCCTTGCCCGGTGACCCCGCAGTCCAGTTCGCGGGCGTTGCTGCAACGCCTGAATCCATCGAACAGGTGCGCGTGGCGCTCGGGCTCGACAAGTCGCTGCCCGAGCAATTCGTCATCTATGTGGGGCAGTTGATCCAGGGGGATCTGGGACAGTCCGTTTCCACCGGACGTCCCGTTTCGGTCGAACTCGCCTCACGCCTGCCGGCCAGCCTCGAACTGACCCTGACCGCACTGATCGTTTCCTGCCTCATTGCCATTCCGCTTGGTGTGCTCGCCGCCACAAAGCCGGGAAGCTGGATCGATCAACTCTGCCGTATTCTCGTAACAGCGGGTGTGTCGCTTCCGACCTTTTTTACCGGCATCGTGCTGATCTACGTGTTTTACTATCTGCTCGGAATTGCGCCGTCACCGCTTGGCCGGCTGGACTTCATCTATCTCGAACCGCCGCGCGTTACAGGGTTCTTTCTCATCGACGCCGCGATCATCGGCGACTGGCAAACCTGGTTCGGGGCGCTCAAGCAGCTCATTCTGCCCGCCGCGACGCTGGCCCTATTTACGCTTGCGCCCATCGCCCGCATGACCCGCGCCGCCATGCTCTCCGCGCTATCCGCCGATTTCGTGCGCACCGCGCGGGCGGCGGGACTGGGGCGGCAGAAGGTGCTGTTCGGTTATGCGTTCCGAAATGCGCTGCTGCCGGTCGTGACGACGCTGGGCATGGTCTTTTCCTTCGTGCTCGGCGCCAATGTGCTCGTCGAAAAGGTCTTCGCCTGGCCCGGTATCGGCTCCTATGCCGTAGAGGCGCTGGTGGTTTCAGATTACGCCGCCGTGCAGGGCTTCGTGCTCGCCATGGCGATGCTGTTTGTGCTGCTCAATCTTATCATCGACCTCACCTACACCGCGATCGATCCTCGCTTCGGGACATCTGCAAAATGA
- a CDS encoding ABC transporter substrate-binding protein produces the protein MSFSRRSFLQTGAALMAGLPLARAIPVTAAPLDTLVIATGQTINSLDLHRTGTNRPSYQIAINCYDRLITFGSKELEDGSLSFDYTKIEPELAESWTTSEDGLTITFKLKPNAVFWDGRKVTAADVKWSFDRAVSVGGFPTTQMQAGGLTRPDQFEAVDEETFVVKLDQASKLSLPDLAVPVPFIINSEVAKANVTEDDPWAMEYLHTNPAGSGAYKVARWDNGQQIVFERFDGWVGGPLPEIPRVIQREVPSPATRRALVERGDVHISFDIPDKDAAELADKLTVYSTPIANTIHVVGINYEFEPFQDSNVRKAIAYAIPYEEIFQTAAYGRGAPLWGGEAEISDTVWPRKSPYFTDIEKAQELMAASAYPEGFSVPMSISTDLSSWMEPTALLIQEALGKIGITTEIEKIPGANWRTASLVEKRLPLHLENFGGWLDTPDYYFFWAYMEGNLFNSSNYANAEVQALTEETLPMAQDDPQYLPKISRMFEIAFEDLPRIPLYQPALNVAVNGAEGYEFWFHRQLDIRSLKGTGEA, from the coding sequence ATGTCGTTTTCGAGACGCTCTTTCCTGCAAACCGGCGCCGCGCTGATGGCCGGATTGCCGTTGGCGCGTGCCATTCCCGTCACAGCTGCGCCGCTCGATACGCTGGTCATTGCGACAGGACAGACCATCAACAGCCTCGACCTGCATCGTACCGGCACAAATCGCCCCAGCTACCAGATCGCCATCAACTGCTATGATCGGCTGATCACCTTCGGCTCCAAGGAACTCGAGGATGGAAGCCTTTCCTTCGACTACACCAAGATCGAGCCGGAACTGGCGGAGAGTTGGACAACATCGGAAGACGGGCTGACCATCACATTCAAGCTCAAGCCAAATGCGGTGTTCTGGGATGGGCGCAAGGTGACAGCGGCCGACGTGAAATGGTCGTTCGATCGCGCCGTGTCCGTGGGCGGATTCCCGACCACCCAGATGCAAGCCGGCGGTTTGACCCGGCCCGACCAGTTCGAGGCGGTGGATGAGGAGACCTTTGTGGTCAAGCTCGACCAGGCCTCCAAGCTTTCCCTGCCGGATCTGGCGGTACCGGTGCCCTTCATCATTAATTCCGAAGTCGCAAAGGCCAACGTCACCGAGGACGACCCTTGGGCGATGGAATATCTGCACACCAATCCGGCCGGTTCGGGCGCCTACAAAGTGGCGCGCTGGGACAATGGCCAGCAGATCGTTTTCGAGCGGTTCGACGGCTGGGTCGGCGGCCCGCTGCCCGAAATTCCCCGCGTGATCCAGCGCGAGGTGCCAAGTCCGGCAACGCGCCGGGCCCTTGTCGAGCGCGGCGATGTGCATATTTCCTTCGACATTCCCGACAAGGACGCTGCCGAACTCGCCGACAAGCTCACCGTCTATTCGACCCCGATCGCCAACACCATCCATGTGGTCGGGATCAACTACGAGTTCGAACCTTTCCAGGATTCCAACGTGCGCAAGGCTATCGCCTATGCCATTCCCTATGAAGAGATTTTCCAGACGGCCGCATATGGCCGCGGCGCACCACTCTGGGGTGGCGAAGCGGAAATTTCCGATACTGTGTGGCCGCGCAAATCGCCCTATTTCACTGACATCGAAAAGGCGCAGGAACTGATGGCGGCGTCGGCCTATCCCGAAGGGTTCTCGGTGCCGATGTCGATCAGTACCGACCTGTCGAGCTGGATGGAGCCGACCGCGCTGCTCATCCAGGAAGCGCTCGGCAAGATCGGCATCACCACCGAGATCGAGAAGATTCCCGGCGCAAACTGGCGCACGGCCTCTCTGGTCGAAAAACGTCTGCCGCTGCATCTGGAGAATTTCGGCGGCTGGCTCGACACGCCCGACTATTATTTCTTCTGGGCCTATATGGAGGGAAACCTGTTCAACTCCTCGAACTACGCCAATGCAGAGGTGCAGGCCCTCACCGAAGAGACCTTGCCGATGGCGCAGGACGATCCCCAATACCTGCCCAAGATCAGCCGCATGTTCGAGATCGCATTCGAGGATCTGCCGCGCATTCCGCTCTATCAACCAGCCCTCAACGTCGCGGTGAATGGTGCGGAAGGCTACGAGTTCTGGTTCCACCGTCAGCTCGACATCCGTTCCCTCAAAGGCACCGGGGAGGCCTGA
- a CDS encoding LysR family transcriptional regulator, with protein sequence MRHLQNFRLIEAVVRAGSMRRAAEDMNITASALTRRINAFEQEFGAELFERLPGGVRLNPAGELLLHHYRLMLSDLLRVQGQVADLAGERRGHVSIACSQAMLPYFLPAQIATYRASHPGVTFNVNVRDRAQAEQELASYSSDLALVFEPVYLVDFEVIHVVPQTVQVIMRADHPLANKSEVRLRECLDVPHVAPTTKYGVRHLMDFAARRGVRRVDPVLETESFELIRHYVLHENVIGFQIPIGLRDTGDDPLVYRPISEKDMPAGNLILGQMRGRTLPVASARFAMQLSQALKDYGGV encoded by the coding sequence ATGAGGCACTTGCAGAACTTTAGGCTTATCGAGGCGGTGGTGCGGGCCGGCTCCATGCGCCGCGCTGCGGAGGACATGAATATCACAGCTTCCGCGCTAACGCGCCGCATCAACGCCTTCGAACAGGAATTCGGTGCAGAGCTCTTTGAGCGCCTGCCCGGCGGTGTGCGACTCAATCCCGCGGGCGAACTTCTGCTGCACCACTACAGGCTCATGCTTTCCGACCTGTTGCGGGTTCAGGGACAGGTGGCCGATCTTGCCGGCGAGCGGCGCGGCCACGTTTCCATCGCCTGCTCTCAGGCCATGCTGCCCTATTTCCTGCCCGCGCAGATCGCAACCTATCGTGCCAGTCACCCTGGGGTGACCTTTAACGTCAATGTGCGAGACCGCGCCCAGGCCGAGCAGGAACTGGCGAGCTACTCGAGCGATCTCGCCCTGGTGTTCGAACCTGTCTATCTCGTCGATTTCGAAGTGATTCATGTGGTGCCGCAAACGGTCCAGGTGATCATGCGCGCCGACCATCCGCTGGCTAACAAGTCCGAGGTTCGGCTACGCGAATGCCTCGATGTGCCACATGTCGCGCCGACGACAAAGTACGGGGTGCGCCACCTCATGGACTTCGCGGCGCGGCGTGGTGTGCGAAGGGTCGACCCTGTGCTTGAAACCGAAAGCTTTGAACTCATCCGGCACTACGTGCTGCATGAAAACGTCATCGGCTTCCAGATCCCGATCGGCCTGCGCGACACCGGAGATGATCCGCTCGTCTATCGGCCGATTTCGGAAAAGGACATGCCTGCAGGAAACCTTATTCTCGGACAGATGCGCGGCCGCACGCTGCCCGTCGCCTCGGCGCGCTTTGCCATGCAACTGTCTCAGGCCCTGAAGGACTACGGAGGCGTATAG